From the Nodularia sp. NIES-3585 genome, one window contains:
- a CDS encoding peptidoglycan-binding protein, whose product MQVSLTTSILKTGKFYWLLLFSSPLLLMTSDAVVAIVAPQRIAQVTPRASISRPTLKLGSQGERVSELQAALKLLGFYSGAVDGIYKEDTASAVSRFKQAVNLNPDGIVDAMTWQRLFPTEPIVTPTISLPNQPSNLRPNFPVPTQTSPPTRVTNPQPQPRPTLTPGQIPGVQYTTEGLPILRLGMRNSEVRKLQERLKQLGFLAGDVDGDFGINTEAAVKAAQQRYGLEADGVVGGATWAALLRR is encoded by the coding sequence ATGCAAGTTAGCCTGACAACAAGTATCTTGAAGACAGGTAAGTTTTATTGGTTACTTCTGTTTTCATCTCCGTTGTTACTCATGACCTCTGATGCAGTGGTAGCAATTGTAGCGCCCCAACGAATTGCCCAAGTAACTCCTAGAGCTAGTATTAGCCGTCCTACCCTCAAACTTGGCAGTCAAGGAGAACGGGTATCAGAACTTCAAGCAGCTTTAAAACTATTGGGCTTTTACTCAGGTGCAGTGGATGGTATCTACAAAGAGGACACAGCCAGCGCTGTTTCTCGGTTCAAGCAAGCAGTTAATTTGAATCCAGATGGTATTGTTGACGCTATGACTTGGCAACGACTATTCCCCACAGAGCCAATAGTTACACCAACCATCTCTTTACCTAACCAGCCATCTAACTTAAGACCAAATTTTCCTGTTCCCACTCAAACCAGCCCACCGACAAGGGTGACGAATCCTCAACCTCAGCCAAGACCTACCTTAACTCCTGGACAAATCCCTGGTGTCCAATATACCACCGAGGGATTGCCGATTTTACGTTTAGGAATGCGGAATTCAGAAGTCAGGAAGCTGCAAGAACGACTAAAACAGCTTGGTTTTTTGGCAGGCGATGTAGATGGAGATTTTGGCATTAATACTGAAGCCGCAGTCAAAGCTGCACAACAGCGCTATGGTCTGGAGGCTGACGGTGTAGTTGGTGGTGCTACCTGGGCAGCACTATTGCGACGATAG
- a CDS encoding phage holin family protein, which yields MKHFLLTWLGTAVALLITANVVPGFFVRNFGAALVAVAIIGLVNAFIRPIFSILAFPITLITFGLFTFVINALTLWLASNLTPGYGFEIQGFWPAFVGSIVLTIVSSLISYFLRTIL from the coding sequence ATGAAACACTTTTTGCTAACTTGGCTGGGTACTGCGGTGGCTTTGCTCATCACCGCTAACGTTGTTCCTGGATTTTTTGTCAGGAATTTTGGAGCGGCTTTAGTCGCTGTAGCAATTATCGGTTTGGTGAATGCGTTTATTCGACCAATTTTCAGCATTTTAGCCTTTCCGATTACTTTAATCACCTTTGGTTTGTTTACATTTGTGATCAATGCCTTAACCCTTTGGCTAGCAAGTAACCTCACTCCTGGTTATGGTTTTGAAATTCAAGGTTTCTGGCCTGCTTTCGTGGGTTCAATTGTGCTGACAATTGTTTCTAGTCTGATTAGCTATTTTTTGAGAACAATTTTGTAA
- a CDS encoding cobalamin biosynthesis protein, translated as MPAQNLWVGIGCQKGSSRQLMATAIQKVFQENQLHENAIAGIATIDTKASEVGLLELCRLRSFPLKIFSADILSTVYVPNPAKIVEKTVGTSSVAEAAAILAASHITPSLTRNQELKTSLLVSKRIFRLQGEPGAVTIAVACFTKLFSKNS; from the coding sequence ATGCCGGCACAAAATTTATGGGTAGGAATTGGTTGTCAAAAGGGTAGTTCGCGGCAGTTAATGGCAACGGCAATACAAAAAGTATTTCAAGAAAATCAACTTCACGAAAATGCGATCGCAGGTATTGCTACCATCGATACAAAAGCCTCAGAAGTGGGTTTACTAGAACTTTGTCGTCTACGCAGTTTTCCCTTAAAAATCTTTAGCGCAGATATTTTGTCTACTGTATATGTCCCCAACCCTGCCAAAATCGTTGAAAAAACAGTGGGAACTTCCAGCGTAGCTGAAGCTGCTGCTATTCTCGCCGCCTCCCACATCACCCCATCTTTAACTAGAAACCAAGAGTTAAAAACCAGCTTATTGGTTTCTAAACGCATTTTTCGCTTACAGGGGGAACCAGGGGCGGTAACAATAGCTGTTGCCTGTTTTACAAAATTGTTCTCAAAAAATAGCTAA
- a CDS encoding ROK family protein: protein MVNSQLIGIDVGGTAIKLGRFNPDGTCLQSLTVATPQPSTPEAVLAVMVDAIAQVDPYNKAVAIGVGTPGPADKTGRIAQIAINLPGWQNVPLADWLETKTGKPTVIANDANCAGLAEAWLGAGRHFQNLILLTLGTGVGGAIIWDGKLFVGHQGAAGELGLITFNPDGPMCNSGNSGSLEQYASITAIRRRTGKEPAELGALAAAGDSSALTFWQEYGKDLGIGLASLIYVLTPEAIILGGGVSASFKFFVPAVKAEIEQRVMATSRAGLQILPAKLGNTAGMVGAAKLAWHLHLKC from the coding sequence GTGGTTAATTCACAATTAATTGGTATTGATGTGGGGGGAACAGCGATTAAGCTGGGACGGTTCAACCCAGATGGCACTTGTTTACAATCTTTGACTGTGGCAACTCCCCAACCATCGACACCAGAAGCCGTTCTAGCTGTCATGGTAGATGCGATCGCGCAAGTTGACCCCTATAATAAAGCTGTGGCCATTGGTGTGGGTACTCCTGGCCCGGCTGATAAAACCGGACGCATTGCCCAAATCGCTATCAACTTGCCAGGATGGCAAAATGTGCCTTTGGCGGACTGGTTAGAAACCAAAACTGGTAAACCTACCGTTATTGCTAACGATGCTAACTGTGCAGGATTGGCAGAAGCTTGGTTAGGTGCTGGTCGCCACTTTCAAAATCTGATTTTGTTGACCTTAGGAACTGGGGTTGGTGGTGCGATTATTTGGGATGGCAAACTTTTTGTCGGACATCAAGGCGCAGCCGGGGAACTGGGTTTAATTACCTTTAACCCCGATGGACCCATGTGTAATAGTGGCAATTCCGGTTCTTTAGAACAGTATGCTTCCATTACGGCAATTCGTCGCCGCACAGGTAAGGAACCCGCCGAATTAGGCGCACTTGCCGCCGCCGGAGATAGTTCAGCATTGACTTTTTGGCAAGAATATGGTAAGGATTTGGGTATTGGTTTAGCTAGTTTGATTTACGTATTAACTCCCGAAGCAATTATTCTGGGTGGCGGAGTTAGTGCTAGCTTTAAGTTTTTTGTCCCCGCAGTTAAGGCAGAAATTGAGCAGCGAGTCATGGCTACATCTCGCGCCGGCTTACAGATTTTACCAGCCAAATTGGGCAATACTGCGGGAATGGTGGGTGCAGCAAAATTGGCTTGGCATCTTCATTTGAAGTGTTAG
- a CDS encoding ABC transporter permease yields MAMTKRQLPTFLRFAQNPNLSQKLMLIGIAITLFFLFLAFFAPVLQAWGWLQDPREFLSNPIQEPPSAKYWFGTSRLGHDVFSRTLFGVQAALQVVILATSLSMFIGVPLGMVSGYLGGKLDKVLLFLMDSIYTLPGLLLSVTLAFVVGRGIFNAAIAISIAYVPQYYRVVRNHTVSVKTEVFIEAAQSMGASTWVVLSRYLFFNVIQSVPVLFTLNAADAILVLGGLGFLGLGLPEEVPEWGHDLRQALEALPTGIWWTTLFPGLAMTLMVVGLSLLGEGLNEFVNPRLRRENRMRK; encoded by the coding sequence ATAGCCATGACTAAACGTCAGCTACCGACATTTTTACGTTTTGCTCAAAATCCCAACCTGTCCCAAAAATTAATGCTGATTGGGATAGCCATCACTCTATTTTTCCTCTTTTTGGCATTCTTCGCTCCCGTATTACAAGCTTGGGGATGGTTGCAAGACCCCAGAGAGTTCCTGTCTAACCCCATTCAAGAACCACCATCAGCCAAATATTGGTTTGGTACAAGTCGCCTGGGACATGATGTATTTTCCCGCACATTGTTCGGTGTTCAAGCTGCATTACAAGTGGTCATTTTAGCTACATCACTCAGTATGTTTATTGGTGTGCCGTTGGGAATGGTGAGTGGCTATTTGGGCGGTAAATTAGATAAGGTGTTGCTGTTTCTCATGGATAGTATCTACACCTTACCGGGGCTACTGCTTTCTGTCACACTGGCTTTTGTCGTCGGTCGGGGAATTTTTAATGCGGCGATCGCCATTAGCATTGCCTACGTACCCCAATATTATCGAGTTGTACGTAATCACACTGTGAGCGTCAAAACAGAAGTATTTATTGAAGCGGCTCAGTCCATGGGTGCTTCTACTTGGGTGGTACTATCACGCTATCTATTTTTTAACGTTATTCAAAGCGTACCCGTACTATTTACCCTCAACGCGGCCGATGCAATTTTAGTGTTAGGTGGTTTAGGCTTTTTGGGGCTAGGACTTCCCGAAGAAGTGCCAGAATGGGGACACGACCTCAGACAAGCCCTAGAAGCGCTACCTACAGGCATTTGGTGGACTACCCTGTTTCCTGGTTTAGCAATGACATTGATGGTAGTAGGGTTATCACTACTGGGTGAGGGGTTAAATGAGTTTGTCAATCCTCGATTACGGCGCGAGAATAGAATGCGGAAATAG